A single genomic interval of Musa acuminata AAA Group cultivar baxijiao chromosome BXJ3-4, Cavendish_Baxijiao_AAA, whole genome shotgun sequence harbors:
- the LOC103980873 gene encoding receptor kinase-like protein Xa21: protein MMMFLFLHSLRTNESTLRVLTSSALILSFLFSERPAASATGMTSDTDDLPALLSIKAHLHPSASLSSWDSHNSSTAFCQWPGVTCGNSQNPGRVTSLDLANLGLTGSISPDIGNLTFLRSLNLSLNSLQGQLPPELGRLSHLESLLLRRNALEGRIPGTLANCSSLWRISLGSNRLAGEIPAELGALPKLQILSLHYNDIGGRIPASLGNLSSMTHIDLVGNRVTGTIPPSLGRLQSLVHISVTGNSLTGAIPANIFNMSSLCYLYVGYNQLSGTLPPDMGNTLVNLQVLQAFGNTLEGPLPISLPNASRLTEIVLPYNRLSGPLPRDIGRLRYLSSLSLRDNRLEAKKAEDWEFLASLANCSNLRTLDLGCNKLAGTLPAAISNLSTQLRWLGLGGNEIHGSIPAGIGRFTHLHRLHLDQMALAGDIPAAIGKLQNLHILSLNGNRLSGVLPSTVGNLTQLERLYLNDNSLQGEIPKSFHNLQRLTVCDLSFNELEGSIPKELAELSSLTRYLNLSHNLLTGPLPSEFGSLKNLQVLDISDNRLSGEIPSTLGECQVLQYLYLQRNHLQGTIPDSLSSLGGIQVLDLSCNYLSGPIPLTFERLQHMKFLNLSLNDLQGQVPDQGGFKNANLYSVAGNEKLCGGIQELHLQPCSRLVLGKKCGFPAVRSLISFVFIVSLLVLSLGKASSYLVRKQRTRIYMAAGPSKRQTSILEVRPGGRSM from the exons ATGATGATGTTCCTCTTTCTCCATTCGTTACGAACCAATGAATCAACCTTGCGGGTGTTAACCTCCTCCGCGCTCATTCTTTCATTCCTTTTCTCGGAGCGGCCAGCTGCTTCCGCCACCGGTATGACTAGCGACACCGACGACCTACCCGCACTCCTCTCTATCAAGGCTCATTTGCACCCTTCCGCTTCCTTGTCCTCATGGGACAGCCACAACTCCAGCACTGCATTCTGCCAGTGGCCGGGGGTGACATGTGGTAACAGCCAAAACCCCGGAAGGGTGACTTCCCTGGACTTGGCCAATCTTGGCCTCACGGGCTCCATATCTCCCGACATCGGCAACCTGACCTTCCTCAGGAGCCTCAACCTCTCTCTCAACAGCCTACAAGGCCAGCTGCCGCCGGAGCTTGGCCGTTTGTCCCACCTCGAGTCTCTCCTTCTGAGACGAAACGCTCTCGAAGGCAGAATTCCTGGCACCCTCGCCAACTGCTCCAGCCTGTGGCGGATAAGTCTAGGTTCCAACAGGCTCGCCGGTGAAATCCCGGCAGAGCTTGGTGCACTCCCCAAGCTCCAAATCCTTAGCCTCCATTACAACGACATCGGCGGGAGAATCCCTGCTTCCCTTGGGAACCTCTCGTCGATGACTCACATCGATCTCGTCGGAAACAGAGTGACGGGCACCATACCCCCGAGTCTAGGAAGACTCCAAAGCTTAGTGCATATCTCTGTCACCGGGAACTCACTGACAGGGGCGATCCCCGCCAACATTTTTAACATGTCGTCCCTCTGCTACTTGTACGTAGGGTATAACCAGCTCTCTGGAACACTGCCACCTGACATGGGCAACACGCTTGTCAATCTCCAAGTACTTCAAGCATTTGGTAACACTCTCGAAGGTCCGCTTCCTATCTCACTGCCAAATGCTTCCAGGCTTACAGAAATCGTTCTGCCATATAACAGACTTAGTGGCCCTCTGCCTCGGGATATAGGCAGACTAAGATATCTCTCTTCGTTGAGTCTTCGTGACAATAGATTGGAAGCAAAGAAAGCAGAGGACTGGGAGTTCCTCGCTTCCTTAGCCAACTGCAGCAATCTCCGAACTCTGGATCTGGGATGCAACAAGCTGGCGGGGACTCTGCCCGCAGCTATATCCAATCTATCGACACAATTGAGATGGCTTGGGTTGGGAGGAAATGAGATCCATGGAAGTATTCCTGCAGGGATAGGGCGTTTCACCCACCTCCACAGGCTTCACTTGGATCAGATGGCCCTCGCAG GTGACATTCCTGCAGCCATCGGCAAGCTTCAGAATCTGCACATCTTGTCCCTGAACGGTAATCGATTGTCGGGAGTTCTTCCGTCCACTGTTGGCAACCTTACCCAGCTGGAAAGACTATACTTGAACGATAACAGCTTGCAGGGAGAGATTCCCAAGAGCTTTCACAACCTGCAACGGTTGACAGTGTGTGATTTGTCATTCAACGAGCTTGAGGGCAGCATTCCTAAAGAACTAGCGGAGCTTTCCTCCTTGACTCGATACCTCAACTTGTCGCATAACTTGTTGACAGGGCCTTTACCATCAGAATTTGGAAGCTTGAAGAATCTTCAAGTGTTGGATATATCAGATAACAGACTATCTGGAGAAATTCCAAGCACCTTAGGAGAATGTCAAGTCTTGCAGTACCTCTACCTGCAAAGGAACCACCTTCAAGGAACAATTCCAGACTCTCTAAGTAGTCTAGGCGGCATACAAGTGTTGGATCTCTCCTGCAATTACTTATCAGGACCCATCCCACTGACCTTCGAGCGACTCCAACACATGAAGTTTCTTAATCTTTCGTTAAACGATCTCCAAGGCCAAGTGCCAGACCAAGGGGGTTTCAAGAACGCCAATTTGTACTCAGTCGCTGGGAATGAAAAGCTGTGTGGAGGAATCCAAGAGTTACATTTGCAGCCATGTTCCAGACTTGTTCTGGGAAAGAAGTGTGGGTTTCCTGCAGTTAGATCACTCATCTCATTTGTGTTTATTGTGTCACTACTTGTCCTGTCTCTAGGTAAAGCTTCTTCTTACCTGGTCCGCAAGCAAAGAACGAGGATCTACATGGCTGCAGGTCCATCTAAAAGACAGACATCCATCTTAGAAGTGAGACCAGGAGGAAGAAGTATGTAA
- the LOC135636237 gene encoding putative receptor-like protein kinase At3g47110 has protein sequence MSFFFDPFIIFGSPSWLLTLTSALIVAFLLSEPAASAAGITSDTSDLSALLSIRAHLNPFTSLSSWDSHNSSTPFCQWPGVTCGSSNNPGRVTALNLANLGLTGSVSSDIGNLTFLRSLNLSFNNLQGQLPPELGRLSHLELLVLSQNALEGRIPVTLANCSNLWRISLGSNRLAGEIPAEFGALPKLQILSLHDNDLSGRIPASLGNLSSITHIDLVGNRLAGTIPPSLGKLQSLVHISVTRNSLTGAIPVSIFNMSSLCYLYVGYNQLSGTLPPDMGNTLVSLEVLQAFGNILEGPLPISLPNASMLRQIVLPYNRFSGPLPPDIGKLRYLSSLNLRANELEARKAEYWEFFTSLANCSNLKTLDLEYNKLEGPLPSTIVNLSTQLTWLGLGGNEVHGSIPEGIGRFIHLERLHLDQMALTGHVPAAVGKLRNLHVLSLDDNQLSGVLPSAVGNLTQLENLYLNGNGLQGEIPKSFGNLRQLTVCDLSFNKLEGRIPEELTELTSLTRYLNLSRNLFTGPLPAGVGSLKNLEALDISKNRLSGEIPSTIGECQVLQYLYLQGNHLEGAIPDSLGSLTGIQVIDLSGNNLSGHIPLSFERLEHVRFLNLSFNDLQGQVPNKGVFRNANVYSVTGNNKLCGGIQALHLQPCPRHVPGKKDGSPAVRSLVSIVITVTLFVLFLAAASYLLHRQRTRKCMPVVPSKRQYPIASYSEIYRATDGFSPSNIIGRGSFGQVYRGTMSYDSIDVAVKVFDTVQVGAFQSFKAECETLGAIRHRNVNKILTVCSGADHKGDAFLAIVTAYMPNGSLNDWLHPGADMNGDASSALTLLKRLNIAIDVASALDYLHHYSGTTIVHCDLKPSNVLLDNDMVAHLCDFGSAELLKETTSGDLAKEISRISRLKGSIGYVAPEYGLGGTVSTKGDVYSYGVLLLEMFSGRRPTDSHFKDGENLHRYVKMAYPAQIFDIVDPSLLLHEQDGKASVDKGIHKCLLSVIKVGLSCSNESATARMEMEDVIKTLHVARRILVEGTLAENRRGADM, from the exons ATGTCTTTCTTTTTCGATCCCTTCATAATTTTTGGATCACCTTCGTGGTTGTTAACTTTAACATCCGCGCTCATCGTCGCATTCCTTTTGTCGGAGCCAGCTGCTTCTGCCGCCGGTATAACCAGTGACACCTCCGACCTATCCGCTCTCCTCTCCATCAGGGCTCATTTAAACCCTTTCACTTCCTTGTCCTCATGGGACAGTCACAACTCCAGCACCCCCTTCTGCCAGTGGCCGGGTGTGACATGCGGTAGTAGCAACAACCCCGGAAGGGTGACCGCACTAAACCTAGCCAATCTGGGCCTCACAGGCTCCGTATCTTCCGACATAGGCAACCTGACCTTCCTCCGGAGCCTCAACCTCTCCTTCAACAACCTGCAGGGCCAGCTTCCGCCGGAGCTCGGCCGTTTGTCACACTTAGAGTTGCTCGTTCTGAGCCAAAACGCTCTTGAAGGCAGAATTCCTGTCACCCTCGCCAACTGCTCGAACCTGTGGCGTATAAGCCTAGGTTCCAACAGACTCGCCGGGGAAATCCCGGCAGAGTTTGGTGCGCTTCCCAAGCTCCAAATCCTTAGCCTCCATGACAACGACCTCAGCGGGAGAATCCCTGCCTCCCTGGGGAACCTCTCGTCGATAACTCACATCGATCTCGTGGGAAACAGACTGGCAGGCACCATACCACCGAGTCTAGGAAAACTCCAAAGCTTAGTGCACATCTCTGTCACCAGGAACTCATTGACAGGGGCGATCCCCGTCTCCATTTTTAACATGTCGTCCCTCTGCTACTTGTACGTAGGGTATAACCAACTCTCTGGAACACTGCCACCTGATATGGGCAACACGCTTGTCAGTCTCGAAGTACTTCAAGCATTTGGTAACATTCTTGAAGGTCCACTTCCTATCTCACTGCCAAATGCTTCTATGCTTAGACAAATCGTTCTGCCATATAACAGATTTAGTGGACCTCTGCCGCCGGATATAGGCAAACTAAGATACCTATCTTCGCTGAATCTGCGTGCCAACGAATTAGAAGCTAGGAAAGCTGAGTACTGGGAGTTCTTCACTTCCTTAGCCAACTGCAGCAATCTGAAAACCCTGGACCTGGAATATAACAAGCTGGAGGGGCCATTGCCAAGCACGATAGTCAATCTATCGACACAACTTACATGGCTTGGTTTGGGAGGAAACGAGGTACATGGAAGTATTCCCGAGGGGATAGGGCGCTTCATCCACCTCGAAAGACTTCACTTGGATCAGATGGCTCTCACAG GTCACGTCCCTGCAGCCGTTGGCAAGTTACGGAATCTGCACGTCTTGTCCTTGGACGATAATCAACTATCGGGAGTTCTTCCATCCGCTGTTGGCAACCTTACCCAGCTCGAAAACCTCTACTTGAACGGCAATGGCTTGCAGGGAGAGATTCCCAAGAGCTTCGGAAACCTGCGACAGTTGACTGTGTGTGATTTATCATTCAACAAGCTCGAGGGCCGCATTCCTGAAGAACTTACAGAGCTGACCTCTTTGACTCGATACCTCAACTTGTCACGGAACTTGTTCACGGGGCCTCTGCCAGCAGGAGTTGGCAGCTTGAAGAATCTTGAAGCCTTGGATATATCAAAGAACAGACTATCTGGGGAAATTCCAAGCACCATTGGAGAATGCCAAGTCTTGCAGTACCTCTACCTGCAAGGAAACCACCTTGAAGGAGCAATTCCAGACTCGCTCGGTAGTCTCACCGGCATCCAAGTGATAGATCTCTCCGGCAACAACTTATCAGGACACATCCCGCTGTCCTTCGAGCGACTCGAACACGTCAGGTTCCTTAATCTTTCATTCAACGACCTCCAAGGCCAAGTGCCAAATAAAGGGGTTTTCAGGAACGCCAATGTTTACTCGGTCACAGGAAACAATAAGCTGTGTGGAGGAATCCAAGCGTTGCATTTGCAGCCATGTCCCCGTCACGTTCCGGGGAAGAAGGACGGGTCTCCTGCAGTTAGGTCACTCGTATCAATTGTGATTACGGTGACACTATTTGTATTGTTTCTAGCTGCTGCTTCATACCTGCTCCACAGGCAAAGAACAAGGAAGTGCATGCCTGTAGTACCATCTAAAAGACAGTATCCAATTGCTTCTTACAGCGAGATATACAGAGCAACTGATGGATTCTCCCCATCCAATATCATAGGCCGGGGAAGCTTTGGTCAAGTGTACAGGGGAACCATGAGCTACGATTCGATCGACGTTGCTGTTAAGGTGTTCGACACTGTACAAGTCGGGGCCTTTCAGAGCTTTAAAGCAGAATGTGAAACTTTAGGAGCAATCAGACATCGAAATGTCAACAAGATCTTAACAGTCTGCTCTGGCGCAGATCACAAGGGCGATGCCTTCTTGGCTATCGTTACTGCGTACATGCCCAATGGGAGTTTAAATGACTGGTTGCATCCCGGAGCAGACATGAATGGTGATGCATCGAGCGCCTTAACTCTCCTCAAGAGACTGAACATAGCAATCGATGTGGCTTCTGCTTTGGACTATCTGCATCACTATAGCGGGACAACCATTGTTCATTGTGATCTGAAGCCAAGCAATGTGCTTCTTGACAATGATATGGTTGCTCATTTGTGTGACTTTGGATCTGCAGAGTTGCTGAAAGAGACGACCTCCGGTGATCTTGCTAAGGAGATAAGTCGCATCTCTCGGTTAAAAGGATCCATTGGATATGTCGCTCCAG AGTACGGCTTGGGCGGGACGGTCTCCACTAAAGGGGATGTCTACAGTTATGGAGTACTTCTGCTGGAGATGTTCAGCGGAAGAAGACCCACAGATTCCCATTTTAAGGATGGAGAAAACCTTCATCGTTACGTGAAAATGGCTTATCCAGCACAAATATTTGATATAGTCGACCCATCGTTGCTGTTGCATGAACAAGATGGAAAGGCTAGCGTGGATAAGGGGATCCATAAATGTCTGCTTTCGGTGATCAAAGTTGGCCTCTCATGCTCAAACGAATCGGCGACTGCCAGAATGGAGATGGAAGACGTGATCAAAACGTTGCATGTTGCGAGGAGGATACTTGTTGAAGGAACCCTagcggagaataggagaggagccGACATGTAA